DNA sequence from the Sulfurimonas sp. HSL3-1 genome:
GCTTCAAACGCAGCGGGGAAAGGGCGGCGGGCGCCTGATGCTGGAGCACTGCGCGGCGGAAGCGAAGGCGGGCGGCTTCAAACGGCTGCTGCTCACCGTCAACCGCCACAACCCTTCCGTTGCGTTTTACGAGCATGAGGGGTTTACGAATGCCGGCCCCCTGGTCCAGGGGATCGGCGGCGGGTTCGTCATGGACGATTATGTGATGGTCCGTCCGGTCCGGTGAGACGACGGTATGAAACAGAAGGAGAGAATGTATGATTAAAGAGGTAACGGCGGTTGGGCTGGCAGTGGCGGCGGCGATTGGCCTGGGGGCGTGCAGCAAAAAGGCCCCCGACTGCGACGCAGAGGAAGTCGTCGCGTATTTGAAGCATGACGACGGCGTCCTGAAGGGTTTCATCGAGCGGCGTTACGAACTTACCAAAGTCGTCGACGGCGGACTGGAAGGGAACCGGCGCGAGTGCAGCGCCGTCCTGACGACGACGGTGACCCTCAAAGAGGACCTGGAAACTATTATGGAAGAGGCGCAGAAAACAAGCAAAAGCGAAGGGATATCGGGCCAGCTGATGGTCGGAAGCTACCTGATGGGACTGTCGCTTCTGGGGCTGCAGAAAAAAGGGGATACGAGCGTCGACGAGAGCGCGTTGACCTACACGACCGCCTACACGGAAAAAGGGGAGTCCGTTATCACCGTGACAAAGGTGCAGTAGCCTTTGCGGTTGTCAACGGGTAAACGTGTTTTAGAAAAATAATTTTGTTGTCAGAAAAACGTATTGTAGGAAAATGGTGGACCCTACCGGGATCGAACCGGTGACCTCTTCGCTGCCAGCGAAGCGCTCTCCCAGCTGAGCTAAGGGCCCGGGAGATTTTTAAGAGGCAAAATTATACTTGCCGCTGACTTAAGGAAGTTTGAAACCAGGTATGAGTGCGGTTTAACTGCACGCGAGCTCCCCGCTGAGGGGAACAAAGTGTTAACGTAGAAGCAGGGGCTTTGCTCCTGTTTTGTATCGAAGTTATAAAATCGAGTATTTCGCCGCCTCGGCGCGGGCGGCGAGGGGGGTCGTCGTGACGGTTTCGCCGTTCACGTCGAGCGTATAGCTCTCTTCCGGCGAGGTTTTGCAGTAGGTGAGGATGCTGCGGGCGGCGAAAGCGCGGTCGCTCTCGCTGGCATTTTTACTCAGCAGGACGTGCGGCCCTGGGATGCCGACGGTTTCGATGTGGATGAATTTCGCATTGTCGATCTCCTGCAGTTTGACGTTCTCCTCCTGGTCGCGGCCGATGACCATCTTGGCGCCCTCGGGCAGACGGAAGTGGCGGCCCCATTTGAGCACCGGAATGTCCGGGACGTCGAACTGTTCGTCGAACTTGATGTAGTCGCGGATCTTGATGGCGAAGTTCGCATCGGTCAGCAGGCAGCCGCCGCCCGGGCTCTCAAAATCTTCGAGGCCGAACTGTTCGGCGAGCTCCATCTGGCGTTCGCGGCTGCGGCCGAGGATCCCTTCGAGTTTGTCGCGGTCGACCCACCCCTCCTCTTCGGCGATCGTCGGCGCCAGGCGTTTGGCGCTCATGGGGCGCAGGAGAAGGCCGTCGACGTTGGCTTCGTTGAGGACCTTGATGAGCGCGTCTTTGTTCTGGCTCATCGGGCGCTGGCCGAGGACCTCGCCGCTGATGAGGAAGCTCGCGCCTTCGGCTTCCATGATGCGTTTGGCGACTTCGAACATCTTCGCGTGGCAGTCGATGCAGGGGTTGAAGTGCTTGCCGTAGCCGTGCTTGGGGTCGAACAAAACGGTCTGGAGGTACTCGCTCTGGATGTCGATGATGCGCAGTTCCGCGCCGACCTGGTCACACATGTTCTGCATATGGGCACGGCGGTCTTTGGTGGCCCCGAAACCGGTATTGATGTTACAGGCGATGACGTCGATCCCCTGGTCGATGATGAGCTTCATGGCAAGCGTAGAGTCGAGCCCGCCGGAGAAAAGCGCGATGGCTTTGCGTTTTGACATTGGTAATTCCTTGGTAAGGCACAGGAGCGGGAGCGCGCCTAGGCGTCTACTCCCACCAGTTCACCTTTTTTGAGTTTCGCAATTTTACCAAGAATCTGACGGTTTAAGAAGTATTTTTTATCGCTGGGAATGGAAGGGTCGCGCATGACGGCCTGCCGGCGATGCTCGTAATATTTGCGCAGAAAGATCAGCAGTTCGCTTTTGAGGGTCTCGTCGTCGGGGAAAACGGGGACGGCTTCGTCCATGACGATGTGAATAAGCTCCGGCTGATTGCTGTCGCCCTGCAGGGCCGTGGCGAACTCCCGGGCGTGAAAACGCAGCATCTGCGGCGCGATGAAATCGAGCAGCGCATCGACGACGCCGGGACGCTCCAGGACCGTTTTGATGAGGGAGAGCTCCCACAGGTCGCGGTGGGATGAGGGTGCTGCGACGGCGACGGTGGGCGCGGCCGTGCGTACCGGCTGGCTCCCGACGCGCACCAGCCCGGGAGAGATGCCCATGCGCGCGGCGAGGTGGCGTTTGTACTCCTCCTGCATCAGCGGGGAGAGGGTCTTGAGGTAGGCGGTCGTCTCCGCGAGGGCCTGCTCCTTCGCGCGCGGGTTGGCCAGGTCGTACTGCCCCAGCGTCGTCTCCAGGACGAAATCGATGAAGGGGCGGGGTTGCCGGAACATCGCGCCGAGCTCCTCGACGCGCCCCTCCTTGACCATGTCCGCCGGGTCGCGCCCCCCTTCGAAAAGAACGACGCCGCCGTCGAAGCCCGCGGCGCTGAGCAGTTTCGAGGCCTTGAGCGCGGCGTTGCGCCCCGCCGCGTCCCCGTCGTAGGCCATGATGACGCGCGGTTCGCCCTTGCGAAGCAGCGGCAGGTGTTCGCTGGTGAGCGCCGTCCCCAGGGTCGCCACGGCCTGGGTGAAGCCGGCCTGGTGCAGCATGATTACGTCGAGGTACCCTTCGGTGACGATCATCTCTTTGCGCTTGTGGATGCTCTCCCTGGCGTGGTTGTAGGCGTAGAGCAGGCGGGATTTGTTGAAGAGTTTCGTCTGCGGGGAGTTGACGTACTTGGCCTGGTGGCCGGTGATGGTACGGCCGCCGAAGCCGACGATGGCACCGTTGGGGGCGTGAATGGGAAAGGTGATCCGCTCGATGAAGCGGGCGTATTCGCGTCCCTCGCTTTCGCCTGCGACCCCCAGCTCGACCGCTTCGGCCATGGAGAACTGGTTCTGCTTGATAAAGCCCAGGGTCAGGTGCGAAGCGGGGGCGTATCCGATGCCGAAGTGCTCGATGCTCGACTCATAGATGCCGCGATCGTGCAGGTACTGCATCGCCGTGGGCGTCTTGTCCAGCAGGCTGCGGTACCAGTCGTTGAGCTTCTCCATCAGCTGGGAGCGCTGCTGGCGCGGCTCGCCCTGGGTATAGGCGAGACTGTAGTTGTACTGGCCGGCGAGCTTCTCGATCGCTTCGGGGTAGGTAAGCTTTTCGTACTCCATAACGAACTTGATGGCGTCCCCGCTCGCCTGGCAGCCGAAACAGTGGTAGAACTGTTTGGAAGGGCTCACGGAGAAGCTCGGACTCTTTTCGTCGTGGAAGGGACAGAGCCCCTTGTAGTTGGCGCCGGCTTTCTTCAGTTCGACATAGTTACCGATGACGTCGACGATGTCGATCCGGGATTTGAGCCCG
Encoded proteins:
- a CDS encoding argininosuccinate synthase domain-containing protein, translated to MSKRKAIALFSGGLDSTLAMKLIIDQGIDVIACNINTGFGATKDRRAHMQNMCDQVGAELRIIDIQSEYLQTVLFDPKHGYGKHFNPCIDCHAKMFEVAKRIMEAEGASFLISGEVLGQRPMSQNKDALIKVLNEANVDGLLLRPMSAKRLAPTIAEEEGWVDRDKLEGILGRSRERQMELAEQFGLEDFESPGGGCLLTDANFAIKIRDYIKFDEQFDVPDIPVLKWGRHFRLPEGAKMVIGRDQEENVKLQEIDNAKFIHIETVGIPGPHVLLSKNASESDRAFAARSILTYCKTSPEESYTLDVNGETVTTTPLAARAEAAKYSIL
- the dnaG gene encoding DNA primase, with the protein product MISQDSIDGLKSRIDIVDVIGNYVELKKAGANYKGLCPFHDEKSPSFSVSPSKQFYHCFGCQASGDAIKFVMEYEKLTYPEAIEKLAGQYNYSLAYTQGEPRQQRSQLMEKLNDWYRSLLDKTPTAMQYLHDRGIYESSIEHFGIGYAPASHLTLGFIKQNQFSMAEAVELGVAGESEGREYARFIERITFPIHAPNGAIVGFGGRTITGHQAKYVNSPQTKLFNKSRLLYAYNHARESIHKRKEMIVTEGYLDVIMLHQAGFTQAVATLGTALTSEHLPLLRKGEPRVIMAYDGDAAGRNAALKASKLLSAAGFDGGVVLFEGGRDPADMVKEGRVEELGAMFRQPRPFIDFVLETTLGQYDLANPRAKEQALAETTAYLKTLSPLMQEEYKRHLAARMGISPGLVRVGSQPVRTAAPTVAVAAPSSHRDLWELSLIKTVLERPGVVDALLDFIAPQMLRFHAREFATALQGDSNQPELIHIVMDEAVPVFPDDETLKSELLIFLRKYYEHRRQAVMRDPSIPSDKKYFLNRQILGKIAKLKKGELVGVDA